One window from the genome of Choloepus didactylus isolate mChoDid1 chromosome 2, mChoDid1.pri, whole genome shotgun sequence encodes:
- the TLR5 gene encoding toll-like receptor 5, with protein MGDHLGLLVRVVLIASPVFGISSCSFDHLVALYRFCNLTQVPSVPNTTKNLLLSFNYIRTVTASSFPFLEELQLLELGDQFTPLTIDREAFRNLPNLRILDLGRSQIDFLHLDAFQGLPHLSELRLFSCGLSNAVLTDGYFRNLGSLTRLDLSINQISNISLHPSFHELNSLKSIDFSLNQIPIVCENELKPLEGKVLSFFSLAATNLYSRVSVDWGKCMNPFRNMVLETLDVSRNGWTVEITRNFSNAIGGSVTLILVLAYHIMGSGFGFHNIRDPDQNTFAGLARSSVIHLDLSHGFIFSLNSHLFETLKELKVLDLAHNKINKIAEEAFYGLDNLQVLNLSSNLLGELYNSNFYGLPMVAYIDLQKNHIGIIQDKTFIFLENLKTLDLRDNALKTIYFIPSIPTIFLGGNKLATLSNINHLTADFIHLAENRLENLDDLYFLLRVPHVQILILNQNRFSSCKQSHTRSENLSLEQLFLGENMLQLAWETGSCWDVFKGLSHLRVLYLNHNYLNFLPPGVFSDLTALKGLSLSSNRLTVLYPGDLPANLEILDISRNQLLTPDPNLFASLTAVDLTHNKFICECELSTFISWLNQTNVTIFGSPADIYCMYPDSFFGVSLYSISTEGCDEEEALKSLKFSLFILFTVSLTLFLITILIVTKFRGFCFICYKKAQRLVFKGHPQGMEADAYKYDAYLCFSSKDFEWVQNAFLKHLDIQYSDQNRFNLCFEERDFVPGENHIANIQAAVWSSRKIVCLVSRQFLRDGWCLETFSYAQSRCLSDCNSVLIMVVVGSLSQYQLMKHQPIRGFVHKQQYLRWPEDLQDVGWFLNKLSQHIQKKEKGKKKDNSIQLQTVAKIT; from the coding sequence ATGGGAGACCATCTTGGACTTCTCGTCAGAGTGGTGCTCATAGCCAGTCCTGTGTTTGGAATTTCTTCCTGCTCCTTTGATCATCTGGTGGCCTTATATCGTTTCTGCAACCTCACCCAGGTCCCCAGTGTTCCCAACACCACTAAGAACCTCCTGCTAAGCTTCAACTACATCAGGACAGTCACTGCCTCGTCATTCCCCTTCCTGGAGGAGCTTCAGCTGCTGGAGCTCGGGGACCAGTTTACTCCCTTGACTATTGACAGAGAGGCCTTCAGAAACCTGCCCAATCTTAGAATCTTGGATCTGGGCAGAAGTCAGATAGACTTCTTGCATCTAGATGCTTTTCAGGGACTGCCCCATCTTTCTGAACTTAGGCTGTTTTCCTGTGGTCTTTCCAACGCTGTATTAACAGATGGCTATTTCAGAAATTTAGGGTCTTTAACTCGCCTGGACCTATCCATAAATCAGATTAGCAACATTTCCCTTCATCCTTCATTCCATGAATTGAATTCCTTGAAGTCCATAGACTTTTCCCTCAACCAAATACCAATTGTTTGTGAGAATGAGCTCAAGCCCCTTGAAGGGAAAGTGCTCTCCTTTTTCAGCCTTGCAGCCACTAACCTGTACAGCAGAGTCTCAGTGGACTGGGGGAAGTGCATGAACCCATTCAGAAACATGGTCCTGGAAACCCTGGATGTTTCTAGAAATGGCTGGACAGTGGAGATCACAAGAAACTTCAGCAATGCCATCGGTGGCAGTGTGACTCTCATTTTGGTTCTTGCCTACCACattatgggttctgggtttggCTTCCATAACATCAGAGATCCTGATCAGAACACATTTGCTGGTCTGGCCAGGAGCTCAGTGATACACCTGGACCTCTCACATGGATTTATCTTCTCCCTGAACTCCCATCTCTTTGAGACCCTAAAGGAGTTGAAAGTTCTGGATCTTGCCCACAACAAGATAAACAAGATTGCAGAAGAAGCATTTTATGGACTTGACAACCTCCAAGTTCTTAATCTGTCTTCTAACCTTCTGGGGGAACTTTACAATTCTAATTTCTATGGGCTCCCTATGGTAGCCTATATTGATCTGCAAAAGAATCACATTGGGATTATTCAGGACAAAACATTCATAttcctagaaaatttaaaaacactggaTCTCCGGGATAATGCtcttaaaacaatttattttattccaaGCATACCTACTATCTTCTTAGGTGGCAATAAACTGGCAACTCTGTCAAACATCAACCACCTAACGGCCGACTTCATCCACTTAGCAGAGAATAGGCTGGAAAATCTGGATGATCTCTACTTCCTTCTCCGAGTTCCTCATGTCCAGattctcattttaaatcaaaatcGTTTTTCCTCTTGTAAACAAAGTCACACCCGTTCAGAGAATCTCAGCTTAGAACAACTTTTCCTTGGAGAAAATATGTTGCAACTTGCCTGGGAAACAGGGTCCTGCTGGGATGTTTTTAAGGGACTTTCCCATCTCCGAGTTCTGTATTTGAATCATAACTACCTTAATTTCCTTCCACCAGGAGTGTTTAGTGATCTGACTGCATTAAAGGGACTCAGCCTCAGCTCCAACAGGTTGACGGTTCTTTATCCTGGTGATTTACCTGCTAATTTGGAGATCTTAGACATATCCAGAAACCAGCTCCTAACTCCTGATCCTAACTTGTTTGCATCACTTACTGCTGTGGACTTAACTCATAACAAGTTCATCTGTGAGTGTGAACTTAGCACTTTTATCAGTTGGCTCAATCAAACGAATGTGACTATATTTGGGTCTCCTGCAGACATATACTGCATGTACCCTGATTCGTTCTTTGGGGTTTCCCTCTACTCTATTTCCACAGAGGGTTGTGATGAAGAGGAAGCTTTAAAGTCCCTAAAGTTTTCCCTTTTCATCTTATTCACCGTCTCTTTGACTCTGTTCCTCATAACCATCCTTATAGTCACGAAGTTCCGAGGGTTTTGTTTCATCTGTTATAAGAAAGCTCAAAGATTGGTGTTCAAGGGCCATCCCCAGGGAATGGAAGCTGATGCATACAAATATGATGCCTATCTGTGCTTCAGCAGCAAAGACTTTGAATGGGTGCAGAACGCTTTTCTGAAACACCTGGACATTCAGTACAGTGACCAAAATAGGTTTAACCTTTGCTTTGAAGAAAGGGACTTTGTTCCGGGGGAAAACCACATCGCCAACATCCAGGCTGCCGTCTGGAGCAGCAGAAAGATAGTTTGCCTTGTCAGCAGACAGTTCCTCAGAGATGGCTGGTGCCTCGAAACCTTCAGTTATGCCCAAAGCAGGTGCTTATCCGACTGCAACAGTGTCCTCATCATGGTGGTGGTCGGCTCCCTGTCCCAGTACCAGCTGATGAAACACCAGCCCATCAGAGGATTTGTACACAAGCAGCAGTACTTGAGGTGGCCTGAAGATCTCCAGGATGTTGGCTGGTTTCTCAATAAACTCTCTCAacacatacaaaagaaagaaaagggaaaaaagaaagacaatagcATTCAGTTGCAAACTGTAGCAAAAATCACCTAG